In the Streptomyces sp. f51 genome, one interval contains:
- a CDS encoding vitamin K epoxide reductase family protein: MNKTTVKDVPTDQERPAAVARTVGAGRALAVLLVITGAAGLLAAWVITIDKFKLLENPNFVPGCSLNPVVSCGNIMKSAQASAFGFPNPMMGLVAYGIVICVGVSLLARATFPRWYWLTFNAGTLFGVAFCTWLQFQSLYRINSLCLWCSLAWVATITMFWYVTSFNVRAGFLPAPRWTRSFFGEFTWVLPTLHIGIIGMLILTRWWDFWTS, from the coding sequence ATGAACAAGACGACAGTCAAGGACGTCCCGACCGATCAGGAACGCCCCGCCGCCGTCGCGCGGACCGTCGGCGCCGGCCGCGCTCTCGCCGTGCTGCTGGTGATCACGGGGGCGGCCGGTCTCCTTGCCGCGTGGGTCATCACGATCGACAAGTTCAAGCTGCTGGAGAACCCGAACTTCGTCCCGGGGTGCAGCCTGAACCCGGTGGTCTCCTGCGGCAACATCATGAAGAGCGCCCAGGCCTCGGCCTTCGGCTTCCCGAACCCGATGATGGGCCTGGTCGCCTACGGCATCGTGATCTGCGTCGGTGTGAGCCTGCTCGCGCGGGCCACCTTCCCGCGCTGGTACTGGCTGACCTTCAACGCGGGCACGCTCTTCGGGGTCGCGTTCTGCACCTGGCTCCAGTTCCAGTCGCTGTACCGGATCAACTCGCTGTGCCTGTGGTGCAGCCTCGCCTGGGTCGCCACGATCACCATGTTCTGGTATGTGACCTCCTTCAACGTCCGGGCCGGCTTCCTGCCCGCCCCGCGCTGGACGAGGAGCTTCTTCGGCGAGTTCACCTGGGTCCTGCCGACCCTGCACATCGGCATCATCGGCATGCTGATCCTGACCCGCTGGTGGGACTTCTGGACCAGCTGA
- a CDS encoding ABC transporter ATP-binding protein: protein MTTQADQLAVDVRGLRKQYGDVTAVDGIDLGIRRGEVFGLLGPNGAGKSTTVEILQGNRRRDAGEVSVLGSDPATGTRAWRARVGIVWQDESAPAELTVGETVRHFSRYYPNPRDPGEVIGLVGLEEKEGSRIKSLSGGQRRRLDVALGVIGGPELLLLDEPTTGFDPAARRQFWELIRKLADEGTTILLTTHYLEEAEALADRLAVVARGRVVAEGEPAALRERFGTEATVEWTEADGSPRGERTDTPTRTVAELIRRFDGEIPGLRVSRPTLEDVYLRLTGQEDAR from the coding sequence ATGACGACACAAGCGGATCAACTCGCGGTGGACGTACGGGGACTGCGCAAGCAGTACGGGGACGTGACCGCGGTCGACGGTATCGATCTGGGCATCAGGCGGGGCGAGGTGTTCGGCCTGCTCGGGCCGAACGGCGCGGGCAAGAGCACCACCGTGGAGATCCTCCAGGGCAATCGCCGGCGGGACGCGGGCGAGGTCTCGGTCCTCGGCTCGGACCCGGCGACGGGCACGCGCGCGTGGCGCGCGCGGGTGGGAATCGTCTGGCAGGACGAATCCGCGCCCGCCGAGTTGACGGTGGGCGAGACGGTGAGGCATTTCTCCCGTTATTACCCGAATCCCCGCGACCCGGGGGAAGTCATCGGCCTGGTCGGCCTCGAGGAGAAGGAGGGCAGCAGGATCAAGTCGCTCTCGGGCGGCCAGCGCCGGCGGCTCGACGTGGCGCTCGGAGTGATCGGCGGACCCGAGCTGCTGCTCCTGGACGAGCCGACCACGGGCTTCGACCCGGCGGCACGACGGCAGTTCTGGGAGCTGATCCGCAAGCTGGCCGACGAGGGCACGACCATCCTCCTGACCACGCACTACCTGGAGGAGGCCGAGGCCCTCGCGGACCGGCTCGCGGTCGTCGCGCGGGGCCGGGTCGTGGCCGAGGGCGAACCCGCCGCGCTGCGCGAACGGTTCGGCACCGAGGCCACGGTGGAGTGGACGGAGGCGGACGGCAGCCCGCGCGGCGAACGCACGGACACCCCCACCAGAACGGTGGCCGAACTCATCCGCCGCTTCGACGGGGAGATCCCGGGACTGCGGGTGAGCCGCCCCACCCTGGAGGACGTCTATCTGCGACTGACCGGCCAGGAGGACGCGCGATGA
- a CDS encoding ABC transporter permease, protein MTTTGVRQETGNASGRLPGAWGLGLGRGGLEIRQFFRQRDQVVFTFAFPVVFLFLFASIFSNDVKGAGITASQLYVPAMMAAGIMSTSFQSLGISIAIERDEKVLRRLRGTPMPPAAYFFGKIWLVLVTGALETAILLTAGTTLYGVDLPSDPARWADFGWIFVLGLTACALLGIAVSSVPKSGKSATSVVVLPFLVLQFISGVYISVDTIPDWMLNIGALFPLKWMCQGLRGVFLPDSAKVLEQTGDWEFGRVALVLGAWCLGGLLLCLLTFRWKNRRDG, encoded by the coding sequence ATGACCACGACCGGTGTACGCCAGGAGACGGGCAACGCCTCCGGACGGCTCCCCGGCGCCTGGGGCCTCGGACTGGGCCGCGGCGGCCTGGAGATCAGGCAGTTCTTCCGACAGCGCGACCAGGTGGTGTTCACGTTCGCCTTCCCGGTCGTCTTCCTGTTCCTGTTCGCGTCGATCTTCAGCAACGACGTGAAGGGCGCGGGCATCACCGCCTCGCAGCTGTACGTCCCGGCGATGATGGCCGCGGGCATCATGTCGACCAGCTTCCAGTCCCTCGGCATCTCGATCGCGATCGAACGGGACGAGAAGGTGCTGCGCCGGCTGCGCGGCACTCCGATGCCACCGGCCGCGTACTTCTTCGGCAAGATATGGCTGGTCCTGGTGACCGGCGCCCTGGAGACGGCGATCCTGCTCACCGCGGGCACCACGCTCTACGGCGTCGACCTGCCCTCGGACCCCGCCAGGTGGGCCGACTTCGGATGGATCTTCGTCCTCGGGCTCACGGCCTGCGCCCTGCTCGGCATCGCGGTCAGCTCGGTCCCGAAGTCCGGCAAGAGCGCCACCTCGGTGGTCGTCCTGCCCTTCCTCGTCCTTCAGTTCATCTCCGGGGTGTACATCTCCGTCGACACCATCCCGGACTGGATGCTCAACATCGGCGCGCTGTTCCCGCTCAAGTGGATGTGCCAGGGGCTGCGCGGGGTGTTCCTGCCCGACTCCGCGAAGGTCCTGGAGCAGACGGGCGACTGGGAGTTCGGGCGGGTCGCGCTGGTGCTCGGGGCGTGGTGCCTCGGAGGGCTGCTGCTGTGCCTGCTGACGTTCCGGTGGAAGAACCGGCGCGACGGCTGA
- the hisS gene encoding histidine--tRNA ligase yields the protein MSTFRAPKGTYDLIPPDSAKYLAVREAIAAPLRNSGYGYIETPGFENVELFARGVGESTDIVTKEMYAFETKGGDRLALRPEGTASVLRAALEANLHKAGNLPVKLWYSGSYYRYERPQKGRYRHFSQVGAEAIGAEDPALDAELIILADQAYRSLGLRNFRILLNSLGDKECRPVYRAALQDFLRGLDLDEETLRRAEINPLRVLDDKREDVQKQLGGAPLLRDYLCDACKAYHEEVRDLITAAGVSFEDDPKLVRGLDYYTRTTFEFVHDGLGSQSAVGGGGRYDGLSEMIGGPALPSVGWALGVDRTVLALEAEGVELELPAATSVFAVPLGEEARRLLFGVVTELRRAGVAADFSYGAKGLKGAMKNANRSGARFTVVAGERDLAEGVVQLKDMESGEQAAVATGEIVAELRSRLG from the coding sequence GTGAGCACCTTCAGGGCCCCCAAGGGCACGTACGACCTCATCCCGCCGGACAGCGCCAAGTACCTCGCGGTCCGCGAGGCCATCGCGGCCCCGCTGCGCAACTCCGGCTACGGCTACATCGAGACACCCGGCTTCGAGAACGTCGAGCTGTTCGCGCGCGGGGTCGGCGAGTCCACCGACATCGTGACCAAGGAGATGTACGCCTTCGAGACCAAGGGCGGCGACAGGCTCGCCCTGCGCCCCGAGGGAACCGCCTCCGTCCTGCGCGCGGCGCTCGAGGCCAACCTGCACAAGGCGGGCAACCTCCCCGTCAAGCTCTGGTACTCGGGCTCGTACTACCGCTACGAGCGCCCCCAGAAGGGCCGTTACCGCCACTTCTCCCAGGTGGGCGCCGAGGCGATCGGAGCCGAGGACCCGGCGCTCGACGCCGAGCTGATCATCCTGGCCGACCAGGCGTACCGCTCGCTCGGCCTGCGGAACTTCCGCATCCTGCTGAACAGCCTGGGCGACAAAGAGTGCCGTCCCGTCTACCGGGCCGCGCTCCAGGACTTCCTGCGCGGCCTGGACCTCGACGAGGAGACGCTGCGCCGCGCGGAGATCAACCCACTGCGCGTGCTCGACGACAAGCGCGAGGACGTCCAGAAGCAGCTGGGCGGGGCGCCGTTGCTGCGCGACTACCTCTGCGACGCGTGCAAGGCGTACCACGAGGAGGTCCGCGACCTGATCACGGCGGCGGGCGTCTCCTTCGAGGACGACCCCAAGCTGGTGCGCGGTCTGGACTACTACACGCGCACGACCTTCGAGTTCGTGCACGACGGGCTCGGCTCGCAGTCCGCGGTGGGCGGCGGCGGCCGTTACGACGGGCTGTCCGAGATGATCGGCGGCCCCGCGCTGCCGTCCGTCGGCTGGGCGCTGGGCGTCGACCGTACGGTGCTCGCGCTGGAGGCGGAGGGCGTGGAGCTCGAACTCCCCGCGGCCACCAGCGTGTTCGCGGTGCCGCTGGGCGAGGAGGCCCGCCGGCTGCTGTTCGGTGTGGTCACCGAGCTGCGCAGGGCCGGTGTCGCCGCCGACTTCTCGTACGGCGCCAAGGGCCTCAAGGGCGCGATGAAGAACGCGAACCGCAGCGGGGCCCGCTTCACGGTCGTCGCCGGTGAGCGTGATCTCGCCGAGGGCGTCGTGCAGCTCAAGGACATGGAGTCCGGGGAGCAGGCGGCGGTCGCGACCGGCGAGATCGTGGCCGAACTGCGCTCGCGCCTGGGCTGA
- a CDS encoding MBL fold metallo-hydrolase, translated as MLIAGFPAGAWGTNCYLVAPAAGEECVIIDPGHQAAQGVEDALKKHRLKPVAVILTHGHIDHVASVVPVCGANDVPAWIHPADRYMMSDPEKALGRSIGMPLMGELTVGEPDDVRTLTDGAELKLAGLDLSVAHAPGHTKGSVTFRMPENADVPSVFFSGDLLFAGSIGRTDLPGGDMDEMLDSLGRVCLPLDDSTVVLSGHGPQTTIGQERATNPYLRQVAAGLGADPTSAPRRGM; from the coding sequence GTGCTCATTGCCGGGTTCCCCGCCGGGGCCTGGGGGACCAACTGTTACCTGGTCGCCCCCGCCGCGGGTGAGGAGTGCGTCATCATCGACCCGGGCCATCAGGCCGCTCAGGGAGTCGAGGACGCGCTCAAGAAGCATCGGCTCAAGCCCGTCGCGGTCATCCTGACCCATGGCCACATCGACCATGTCGCCTCGGTCGTCCCGGTGTGCGGAGCCAACGACGTGCCGGCCTGGATCCACCCGGCGGACCGCTACATGATGAGCGACCCCGAGAAGGCGCTCGGCCGGTCCATCGGAATGCCGCTGATGGGCGAGCTGACCGTGGGGGAGCCCGACGACGTGCGGACCCTGACCGACGGCGCGGAACTGAAGCTGGCGGGCCTCGACCTCTCCGTCGCGCACGCCCCGGGCCATACGAAGGGGTCGGTGACGTTCCGGATGCCCGAGAACGCGGACGTCCCGTCCGTCTTCTTCTCCGGGGATCTGCTGTTCGCCGGCTCCATCGGACGCACCGATCTGCCGGGCGGCGACATGGACGAGATGCTCGACTCGCTGGGCCGTGTGTGCCTGCCGCTCGACGACTCGACCGTGGTGCTGTCCGGCCACGGCCCCCAGACGACCATCGGCCAGGAGCGCGCCACCAACCCGTACCTTCGGCAGGTGGCCGCCGGGCTGGGAGCGGACCCGACCTCCGCTCCTCGACGAGGAATGTGA
- a CDS encoding peptidylprolyl isomerase, whose protein sequence is MVSQEQRRRQLAREKFLRQQQRRTSARRRTQTRNAVIAAVVGVLVAGGATAYATGLFKSDDKKSNAGAEVTPSATPSAAPTSKAPDPCEKPAPGTVKSLTWKKEPALTIDKSAAYTMKMATTCGDIDIALKASAAPHTVNSFDFLAGKGFFDHTKCHRLTTKGIYVLQCGDPTAQGSGGPGYTIPDENLKDASLKNNTYPAGTIAMANTGQKHTGGSQFFLVFADSQLPPSYTPFGTISKSGLTVLKKIAAAGESTGQGDGAPNATVVINKLTVTKS, encoded by the coding sequence GTGGTCAGCCAGGAACAGCGGCGGCGTCAGCTCGCCCGGGAGAAGTTCTTGCGACAGCAGCAGCGCCGCACATCCGCTCGACGAAGGACCCAAACCCGCAACGCGGTGATCGCGGCGGTCGTCGGCGTGCTCGTCGCGGGCGGTGCGACGGCTTACGCGACCGGGCTCTTCAAGAGCGACGACAAGAAGTCCAACGCGGGCGCCGAGGTGACGCCCAGCGCGACGCCGAGCGCGGCGCCGACGAGCAAAGCTCCCGATCCGTGCGAGAAGCCCGCGCCGGGTACGGTGAAGTCGCTCACGTGGAAGAAGGAGCCGGCCCTCACCATCGACAAGTCGGCCGCCTACACCATGAAGATGGCGACGACCTGCGGTGACATCGACATCGCCCTGAAGGCGTCGGCCGCCCCGCACACGGTGAACTCGTTCGACTTCCTCGCCGGCAAGGGTTTCTTCGACCACACCAAGTGCCACCGGCTCACCACCAAGGGCATCTACGTCCTCCAGTGCGGCGACCCGACGGCCCAGGGCAGCGGCGGTCCGGGCTACACCATCCCGGACGAGAACCTGAAGGACGCGTCGCTCAAGAACAACACGTACCCGGCGGGCACGATCGCCATGGCCAACACCGGCCAGAAGCACACCGGCGGCAGCCAGTTCTTCCTGGTGTTCGCGGACAGTCAGCTTCCGCCCAGCTACACACCGTTCGGAACTATTTCCAAGTCCGGTCTGACGGTCCTCAAGAAGATCGCGGCCGCCGGTGAGAGCACGGGTCAGGGCGACGGCGCGCCGAACGCGACTGTCGTGATCAACAAGCTGACCGTGACGAAATCCTGA